Part of the Candidatus Zixiibacteriota bacterium genome is shown below.
CATGTGTATGCGGCCGGCGTCGGTCGCGCCGCGATCCATCGACGACAGGTGGTACTTGATCTTCAGCCGCTCCGCGGTGTCGATCACCAATTGCAAAAGCGCGTTGTTCGGGATCATCCCGGCGTCAAAGACATCGATGGCGACGCCGCCGCCCAGTGTCTCCCCCGGCGCATCGATGCCGGGCGTGTCGCGCGCGATGCCGACATCGAGAACAAGGGCCACATCGGGATCGATCGCCCACGCCGAAGTCCCGGCGCCACGCAAGCCGACCTCTTCCTGCACGCTGCCCACGCCGATCAGCGTCGCGGCCATTGTTTTTGGCCTGACGGCCTGAAGGGACTCGCAGACCAGGGCGCAGGCGACGCGGTTATCGAACGCCTTCGCCAGGTACAGCTTGGGGTTGCTCATGACCTGGAACTCGGAGAGCGGCGTCACGTAGTTGCCGTTGCGAATCCCGAGCTTCTTCTGGACATCGAAACCCTTCATGACGCCGACATCGATGTACATGTCCTTCGGTTCAATCACCTTCTTGCGACTGTCCTCCGGAAGGAGGTGCGGCGCCGTGGAACCGACGACACCGATGACAGGTCCTTTGGCGGTGTGGACGACGACACGCTGCGACAGCATCACATGCCCCCACCAGCCGCCGAGGGGAAATACCCTCAGGAACCCATCCTTGGTGACCTCGCGCACGACCCAGGCGACCTCGTCCATATGCGCACCGATCAGCACGCGGGGACGGTCACTCCGACCCGACACTTCGGCGATCAGGGAGCCCAGCTTGTCGGTCGATTGCCGGGCATACGACGGTAGATGCGCGGCCATGATCGC
Proteins encoded:
- a CDS encoding M42 family metallopeptidase; its protein translation is MDKTELLLKELTEAHGAPGNEHAVHAIMAAHLPSYARQSTDKLGSLIAEVSGRSDRPRVLIGAHMDEVAWVVREVTKDGFLRVFPLGGWWGHVMLSQRVVVHTAKGPVIGVVGSTAPHLLPEDSRKKVIEPKDMYIDVGVMKGFDVQKKLGIRNGNYVTPLSEFQVMSNPKLYLAKAFDNRVACALVCESLQAVRPKTMAATLIGVGSVQEEVGLRGAGTSAWAIDPDVALVLDVGIARDTPGIDAPGETLGGGVAIDVFDAGMIPNNALLQLVIDTAERLKIKYHLSSMDRGATDAGRIHMTRIGVPTVSLGPAARYIHSHNSIIARPDYDATLKLVLAVIKKLDGPTVASLTGAKPQRAMGRRQARR